One Chaetodon auriga isolate fChaAug3 chromosome 11, fChaAug3.hap1, whole genome shotgun sequence genomic window, GGAGGAGCTGTTGGACCACAGCGGTATCAGGCGCTGGCTGTGCTGATCATTGACAAACTGCTGGGTAGTAAAGCAGGTGTTATGGCCTCTATTTTTCAATAATCTGCTTCAATATATTAACAAAGAATCTGCAATTAATGAAATTACCCTAAACTAATTGCCACAACATAAGCTTGTAATCCTCTGGCCCCATTAGTGTCTGGGGCCCCCGTTAATTAATCAGTCTAATTAGTGGCAGGAGGCTGGAGTCTATCGCTGATTTTGGCcagttgttctgtctgtgtttggtagaagctgaaaagctgaaacaatGGACTTTCAAAATGTGATGGCAGACATCACAGACAAATGGCTCCTTCCGTTAGTTTTTTACTCCAAACAACAATCTTTACTAAATGTAATGAAAACCGTTTAAGACTTCAGTTTGGTACGCACACTGGACTAGGAATCAGGCTTCCACATACCTCTAACCTTACAGAACACAGAGTGCAGTACAGCTGGTGTTACACCGCTATAATGCTctatctgctgctctgacaagTGACAAACAGGACGCACGTAGAGAGAGTGATGATGCTCCAAGTGGACAGTTCCATCATTTTACGCACACGACTCGCGGAACTCGTGGCATATATAAAATctataaaattaaataaaaaaaacaatccatcagtgtttatttttaccACTTACATGTAACAAAATGTCATTCAATATCTTCGCTACACTGCGCAAATGTTATAGAGTCGTGTTCCGTCGCGCGTAAAGTGGTTCGCTCCACCTGCACCCTGCGGTCTATAAGCTCCCGCAAAGCTCTTTAAGTCCCTCAGTTTTTACCTCTGACTCAGCAGAGCAAAAATGAGCCACGGAGACCGTTACACCTCGTCATCCTACCGGAAGATTTTCGGGGATTCTCCACGGTTTCCCGTCTCCTCCTCCCGCATGAGCAGCGCCTCTCCTCGGGGCTCCCCGGGCCTCCGCTCCATGGTTGCGTCGCGCAATAGCGCAGGCTCCCTGAGCGCGTACAGGCGGGCCGGCCGgtcctccacctctttctcccTGGTGCCCACCGACTCCCTAGACTTGAGCCAGACCTCCGTGGTCAACAGTGAGTTCAAAGTTATTAGAACTAACGagaaggagcagctgcaggtagGTGTGACGGTTTGAAACAAACGATGAACTTTTTTCCATGTTGGgttaagataaaaaaaaaagatttatttaaaagtattttaaatgATTGGAAGATTATGACGAAACATTTAATGGGCACAACCTGTCCAGTATAGACATAAAACTTGAATACAATAAGTTTAGGTTCAACAGCTCCAACCAAGGCATTGTATCCCAGCACCATCATTTTCAGAACCCTTCACACAGCTATTTAGGTCCATGTTTTAATTAGCTTTCAATTCTGGTGTCCCAGTCCTTGAGTATTAGGCCAGTTAGTGGACTGCATTAACCTGACAGAGTGGGACTAAATCAGTTTATGTCAGATGAAAACTTGTATTGGCTTCTCTAGTGCCAGAATGACCTCATTCTGAACTTTATTAAGCCCTTAATCAATATAATGACTCCATAAACAATTCATTTATCTATCTCTTATACCATGATGCAAGCGCCAATCATTCCGCAAAACTGCAAatagatatatatgtatatataaatacacacacacacacacacacacacacacacacaacaaaaatgcaaaaagttgATCTACTACTTTAAGTGAGAGTGGatgctcttcttctgttcagCAGCCccatttttaaagctgcattaatcagtATGTTTTTAAGATCGATGGATCAACTAATGTGTAATGTGGAAGGGGCTACGCCTAACTCAGCAGGTCCCCTCAGCTATCATCagccttgtttccagcagcagcaggccacTGTTTCCAGTGAAAAAGCTGAGATAAACCCTCTGTACATTACCTGCCCAGAACCAAACAACAAAGTTAGCAGCTTCTAGTGAAAAAattggagcatttagcagctaaagataTACAGATTTTTCTCAGGAGGTGGtagagaccaaacacagagctaaaaggggAGTGAAAGTTGTATGTGCTTTTGTCAGGTAGCCAGAAACTCATTGGATGTGAAAATAGGCAGCCGTTTGCTAACAAGATAGCCAAACACtctttttaataaataatatatataagaTATTAAAATAAGTGCATTTGGAAGTTTAGAAGATAAATTATATTAGATAAAGGAGCTTTTATAGCAAGTTTAAATGAATCCACACCTctgctttgctgtctgtctgctatTACAACCCCACTAGAGGCTTTTGTATGAATATAACCAAGTATTTATCCTGTTGCACAGGGTCTGAATGACCGCTTTGCGATGTTCATTGATAAAGTCCGGCACCTGGAGCAGCAGAATAAAGTGTTGGAGATGGAGCTGGTGACGCTGcggcagaagcagagcgagccATCCCGCGTCACTCATCTCTACCAGCAGGAGATGAGGGACCTGCGGTcacaggtggaggagctgagcaggGACAAGAACCGCATCCTGATCGAAAGGAACAACATGGAGGACGAGCTGCAGGTGAAAGCATTAGATTGTTTTGTAAAGTATATGGAGAACATAAGGAGGTTATTTCTtgtattctgcttttatttgctgTATCCCATTAGTATTTACTGCCGCAATGCCCAGGTTCCCCCACAGAAATCATAAATGTTCTCAATTATCGTTACTTCATCTTCCCCATGCTCTGCTCTCGTCTGCCAGCCTCACTCTCAGCCAACCAGAGCATTTATCAGTTCTCTCCAGTCCGATGCAGCTCTCTTGTTTGTGTGccagagaaaaataaagtctAGCTTCCTGGTTACACTTTGTGACATCATTTCCTACGATATATAAGAAATAGGCTTGACCCCCAAATTTCCTCTGATTGGCCTGGAAGGATGAGGTATGTGGCAGGTTGGCATCAGTCTGATGTGGGTGTAAAGGGGTTGGCGAGGCCTCTGAAGTCTGCCACTTCCTCTCCAGTTTCTGCCGCTGGGAGCAGTCCATGCATGCTTGGCTGAGCTGGCAGTCACAGTGGTTGGTCctccactgcagtgttttaggCTGGAATCCACTGTGGCCTACATGGAAGCACAAAGGGAAATGTGCTCACCTCTGCAGTGTCCTCTGAGGTGACAGGCCTGGTTTGGGGCAGAGGTGGCTCTGGGCAGAGTCTAAGATGGTTCTGGTGGATGGTCCTTCCTGGGCTGTCTTGACCTTCAGGTCAGATCGTGTATGTCTGAAGCCTCTAAAGAGAAATTGGATGTAACAAAAAATGATTCTCTGTTACTCACTGCGGGTCAGCAAAAATCCCTCAATAATACTCTATTTCAATACTCAAACGTTGTCCGTCTTTCATTATACTTGGTACTGGTAAGATAATAGGCATTCACCTCTCCAGGCCACCCCACTGCCAGACAATCCACAACTACCAATTCAAGTGGGTAAGAGGTAAAAATGGGACTTAGGGGTGTCCTTACATCCAAAAGTGGTTTCTGGCACAGACATTGGCCACAGTTGGTTGACCATTGGCGGACATCCTTGCTCCACCCTGGTCAGAAGAACCTGTGTTGTAACACAGATAAAGTCTTTGTGCCAGCCAAATGACCAGCAGCTTCATGGTACTGTTCCCAAACAAGTCTCCACCATGAGGACACAGCAAGCAGTTCAGTGTCCTTGTCCTTTACAGTCCTTAATAGAACACCCCCTTAACACTCAACTGAGCCCACAACTTAGCATTGTGCTGCAATATCTTTACTCTGAGTTCCCAAGCGTGTTCTGAAATCTGTTTGCCTTCTGGTATCAAGGTTTTCACAAGAGTGAACATGAGGTTCTCTTGTTGGTGTGCTGTCCAAGGCTCCACCTGCTCTGTGTCTTCAGCTGCGATGGCCATGGTGCCGGAGGCCTCTGGtggtctctgtgtctccatgaGTTTAAAGTGGATGATTTGCCTGGCACTGAAGGCAGTCTCGTTGAAAATGCCCAGCCTGTCCACAGTGTAATCAAATGGGTTGTCCCTGGTCATCCCAGCACCAGCACTGTGTCTTTGTTGCCTCTCAACTGAACTTCCCTCCTGGTGTCACCTTCAATAGCACTAAATAGGAAGTCTGTTCTTCTGTGAATCCTTGAGACCCGAGAAGGGCTCTCATCCTACTTTCCCAGTGTCCACATTGCATTATGTTCTCGAATTTTGAGGCTAATGGGACCACCATATGCTATGGCCGCATCATGCTAGAGAGGCCTGAACGCTAGCTGCTACTTGGCTGTCCATATTCAACATGGTGTGCTCAAGAACTTAGGTATCCTGGGTAGACACTACGTGGTTACTTTTTTCATCTCTCATTTCCCATTCTCACATCTCTTAACTCTTAATCCTCATTTCAGAAGCTCAATGTGAGGTATGACGAGGAGGCGAAGGCACGGGAGGAAGCTGAGCAGACCTTGAGGTCTTTCAGGAAGGACGTGGATGACGCAGCAGCTGTTCGCCTGGACCTGGAGCGCCGTGTGGAGTCGCTGATGGATGAAATCTCCTTCCTGAGGAAAGTGCATGATGAGGAAATCCAAGAGCTGAGCACCATGATGGAAGAGCAGCAGGTCTCTGTGGAGCTCGAGCTCGCCAAGCCAGACCTCACCTCAGCTCTGAAGGAGATCCGCAACCAGTATGAGTCCATCGCCTCCAAAAACCTGCAGTCGGCTGAGGAGTGGTACAAGAGCAAGTTTGCCAGCCTCAGCGAGCAGGCCACCAGGAGCAACGAGGCCATGAGGGCCACCAGGGAGGAGATCAGTGAGTTCAGGAGGCAGCTGCAGTCCAAGACCATTGAGATAGAGACCCTGAGGGGCGCCAATGAGTCTCTGGAGAGGCAGATCACAGAGATGGAGGATGCACACCATGCTGAAGTCACAGCCATGCAGGCAAGCCTTTATGTTGCTATCAGCATTACTGTGTCCTGACCTGCTTAAAGGGTCGGATGTTCTCATTGACCTGTGGGGGTATTTAGCAgacctccaaacacacactcatttatgTTTTCTGCAAGTTTCACCTTGTGTGAAGCAGCTCTAAAGAAATTCCTCTTAAAATTAACTAGTGCTTCTGAACTTGAAGGTCTACTTGCTGTTTCAGCTAACCTCTTCCACAGCCACGATGACAATTCTTTGGAAGAAATACTGAATTGTCATGGAAATCTACTGAGTCAGAAATGGCTGAAATCACCTTAAAAAATATGCAAGTTTTTAGCTGTAAAATGCAAACTTCCTCAacattgctttaaaaaaaatcccagaagaaaataatcacaaaGAAATGATTTCATTGCCCTCAGttttagctgcagccctgtttATCTAACCACGCAGATAgtttttgtcttatttgtccaggttgattacatttctgtctccacCACAATACAATGGATCTGACTATTATTTTATTTGGGTGCTCACGGCtttgaaaaattacatttttcgATTTAATTACAAATTAAATTCTGGCAATCTCTTCACTTAAAGGAAGTTTGACAACTCCAGATTGTCTCATTCAGGTTCAAGGTCTGAAGTCAAACATAACCTTCACTGTGTGTTAGTCAGTCTAACAAGCCTCTGACTGTGAGACTGACTGAAACAGTTCTTAGCTAATTGACCCTGCGTGTCTATTAGATTAACCTCTGGCCTGCTAAATCGGACACAGGAAGGCCATCTGCTTTCACTGGCTTTTTAGAGAAGGTAAAGCTAAGCCCCAACGGTTT contains:
- the LOC143328424 gene encoding alpha-internexin-like, which translates into the protein MSHGDRYTSSSYRKIFGDSPRFPVSSSRMSSASPRGSPGLRSMVASRNSAGSLSAYRRAGRSSTSFSLVPTDSLDLSQTSVVNSEFKVIRTNEKEQLQGLNDRFAMFIDKVRHLEQQNKVLEMELVTLRQKQSEPSRVTHLYQQEMRDLRSQVEELSRDKNRILIERNNMEDELQKLNVRYDEEAKAREEAEQTLRSFRKDVDDAAAVRLDLERRVESLMDEISFLRKVHDEEIQELSTMMEEQQVSVELELAKPDLTSALKEIRNQYESIASKNLQSAEEWYKSKFASLSEQATRSNEAMRATREEISEFRRQLQSKTIEIETLRGANESLERQITEMEDAHHAEVTAMQDTIAHLDTELRNLKGEMAQHLREYQDLLNVKMALDIEIAAYRKLLEGEETHFNSGMSFGAASYSYQPRASAGSSKSSQREKGGATKESFKESSEEKDEADINSNN